In the Phocoena phocoena chromosome 14, mPhoPho1.1, whole genome shotgun sequence genome, ATCATCCGTATCACCTGGGTGACtgttagaaatgcatattctcaGGCCTCACCATAGACCCACAGGATCAGAATCTAAATTTTAACAATACCCGAGTGTTTCACGTGCACTTCAAGTTTGAGAAATACCGCTTAGGTATTCACCACGCCATAAGGAGTGAGATTACTCAGCTAGCTGCCTTCTTTTTCATTAACTTACATTTCTTTTGACTTGTAATGCTCAGTATAGTCGCTTTAGCACTAGTCACTGCTTCTGTTGTCATCCCTTGATGCCATTACGAAAATCAGAGTAACCTACAAGACCGTTTTGAAGTGAGGTAGccaaaaccaaagcaaaccaTGGCCATTGCTTCTCCCGAGAACAAGCTATTTCATAAAACTCGTTATgattttcttccatcagtgtGTTACAATGTATATCAACTCTGTGTTACAATGTGTATCAACTTTGGACCGCTGTCTCACAGGAGatactgaaaaagaatttaacagCTTCCAGACTAGTGGTTAACATGGAAAATGTAACATCTCCATGTAAGCCAATAGTTTCAgggaaaaaaccaaacacatttaAGTAGGGCAAGGGGTAGACAGCTAGAGGTGAAACAGTGAGAGGCAATGTCGGGGGGAATTGTCCACCACAGGGATGGGAACACATGGGCACAGTGTAAAGAGGCAGTAGGCAGAAAACGAGGGGCAGACTGAGTGGTGTAGGGTGGCTGAAAACCACGTAAGGACTAGACAGGCCTCGGGGGTGAACAGCACAGGCCCAGAGGGGCAGGATGACAGAACATTGGGGTGAGACAGGAGAGGGAGACGAGTGTGTCTGGGTGCTGCACATAAGTAATGGGAAAGGAGTCACATTGGAAAGACCAGGTCCACCAGGAACGTGGCACAAGAACAGGCCCATACGGGCAGAACTGGTCATAACCTAGATGTTTAACCAGGAACATACCAACAGTCTGGAGGCACCGTGGATATGCCATAAGAAACCTACCTTGTCTCAAAGAGCCTCAACTCTTTGACCCTCAGTGATGAATGGTGACTCAGATACTTCAGCCACCTGCAGCCCAGATGGAATGGCGCTCTAAGAACCAACATTTCAGTCCTTAAGTACTGCATTCACAGAATGCAAATGAAGTTGGAAGTAATAAAGCATAACAGCCctcctaaaacagaaaaaaaaaaagctctctgtGGAAACAACTTTCCTGAATCTTCTTATGTTAATACGGAGCTGATCCTAAAGTTACTGAGAAACAAAATTAATCTTTATAGGAATGAGCAAGGGCAGTTTTCTAGAAAACACCTCTGGAAAATCAAAAATAACCTGGGGCTTGGTCACTCTTGATTTTCAGACACAGTTATCCCTCGGTATCATCAGAGGGTATCATCCTGGAACCCCAGGAGCTGccacggataccaaaatccaaggatgctcaagcgCCATAGTTGGCCCTTCCTATCCATGTTTCCGCAGGCACAGACTCAACCAGCCATGGACAGTAAGTGGACAGTGGTCCACTTACATACAGATTTATTGAAAACAATCTACACGTAAGTGAACCTGTGCAATTCAAACCCGTGTTCAAGGCTCAACTGTAGTTGGGATTTATCACTAAGGTCTATTCAATGAGGTTTCTCCTTCACATGTCTACTCCataatgacacaaatgaaacttTTGTCAGTAAAAACTTATACTTTGTGCTTGGAGTATGTTGTCAGCCTCAGATGTGTAAAGGTCTTACATACATTACCCTTACCTCAGTTATTTTTACATGCCGTTTGCTTTCCAGAATAGGTCCAGCAAAACTGCTAACCAAAGGGAATCATAGTGGTTCCTAGACCAACTTTGCTTTGCAGTTGTACCAAGGAACCAGCATAGATTCTCTAGAAAACAAGATATCTGACCAAAGACAGTAATTATAAGTTTTGAGGATCAAATCTCTTAATTCAGTAAGCTGCATGGGAGGCAAGATActccttttccttttaataaaaggttcaaatatgtttaatttttttattttaaaaataaaattaattcataaagTGCAAGGAGAAACTATTTCTGTCCAGTTCTCTATATCCATCTTCAACAAGCTGTTggaatcagaaaagagaaataaaaattaggaatACATAATGGTTAACTTCAAATTATTCTATTGTTTAGTTAAACCATGAACAAGAAGATCTGGtgttatagataagaaaactgagaccctgTAAATTTGCAGAGCTCTGATGAAAAAGCCAGGACTAGACTCAAGGTTCCTGACTTTCAAGCCATTGCCAGCCTGCCAAGGACCTAAGAATTTAGACTGGAGATGACAAAACATGAATGCAAAGATGTACTATGGTGCTACcagggatattttaaaaaataaattgatgtggggaggggggaagggtgtgGTAGGAACACCTCCACggtcctttttttcattttctattctttccaGTATTTTCCATTTTGAAGCTTAATGTTGCCAAGGTGCAACGACTTCGCACGCGGTTAAGACAGTCCCGTTAAACACACGCAGTGAACTGAACTACGATACCAAAATGTGAGTTATTAGGGAAAACAGAACTTCCTCCTCTTTCTGGTGCCTGGGGGTACAAGTCACCTCCTGTGGGCTCTCCAAAGACCCTCCTGTCCCAAGATATCCGGCCGTCCGCGAAGTCTCCCCTTAGAGCGCCGCTGTAAGTACTGCTCACCGACTCCGGCAAGAGCCCGGCACTGCGGGCGGAGAGAGTGAGGCGAGCCTGGCTTCGGCTGGAGCTCCGCGCCGGAGAGGCGAGGTGGCCGCGCGGTGGCCGGCGGGGACCGACAGCGCGGGGATCTCAGGCCAGGTCCAGCTTCTTCTGCGTCGCCGCCAGCTTGTCTTGCAGCCTCTTCTTTCTCCAGTCCAGGTAGCGCCGCCGCAGCCGGTTTGCCTGCCAGCCCACGAGCACTCCGGAGGCGAAGGCCACCAGCACGGACAGCTGCAAAGTCCTCTCGGACACGTTCGCCATCGCGGCTCCCAGGCTTCCAGCGCGGCCTACGGCGCGGCGGCCGGGTCAAAAGGCGCAGCGCGTTTcggggcggggcgcgggccgTGAGAGCCCGGCGCGCCCTGCCGCGCAGCTCTTGCAATTTAAAGATTCGTCGATCTCGCCTGCTGATGAAGACTTGCCCCGCCCTCGGATAGCCCCACAGTTACGTCCTCTGAACCCCTACCGTACTTACTGTTTGGCATTCATCAGATGTTGccttgatttattattattagctaaCCACGGTGGTGCGTCTTTCCAACCTCATGGTCAGCTCAAcctctttgtattttctctcaGCAGCAGAATGCGAGCCAAATATGTGACTTTCAATTTTCTGGgaacccattttaaaaaaatgcaaacagatgAAATTATTGTTAATAACGTATTTTACTTAGCTTAATATACATAAAGGATGTTATcttttcaacatgtaatcagaaAAGCTATTAATgagatcttttattctttttttatactaaGACTTTGAAATCTGGTGTAGATGTTATAATtaacagcacatctcaatttgaacACTAAATTTTCGGTGGAGAGACTTGATCAGTTTCTAGAATTCACAAAAGTTAGTTGAAAAATTAGATTCACGCACCCACATTGTTTCAAACACATGTAAAAATTTCTCCAATATCTGAGTtgagtatcttttttaaaataaataaatttatttatttatggccgctttgggtcttcattgctgcgtgcgggctttctctagtgagcaggggctactctttgttgtggtgtgtgagctgctcatttcagtggcttctcttgttggggagcatgggctctaggcacgcgggcttcaatagttgtggcacgcgggctccagagcgcaggctcagtagttgtggcacatgggcttagttgctccacggcatgtgggatcttcctggaccagggatcaaacctgtgtcccctgcattggcaggcagattcatagccactgtgtcaccagggaagtccgagtattggtttttaaactaaattttattaagttgtttttaaaaattcagaaatcagTTCTTCAGTCACACTACTCACATAaggggctagtggctaccatattggacagcaagGTCTAGAGAGCCATTCTATTCCACAACTAACACTGGGTCAGAGTTGTGGGGATAGAGGGAAAACAAATTCTAATGATGAAATTCATTCTGGTGGACAGACCCTAAGGTAACCCCCAACAATTTCCACTCCTGAAGTTCATGTCTTAACTCCTTCTCCTAGAGTATGGGCTGATCTGTGATTTGCTGGGAGGTCACTCCTTATGTGATATAAAACTTCTTAACAGGCTGAAGACTCCCGTTGTGGGCTTGATGAGGTAAGCAAACATGTTGGAGAAGCTTATATAGTAAAGAAATATGGGTAGCCTCTAGGAACAGCAGCACGCCTCCAACCAACAGCCAGCAAAAAGCTAGAgccctcagtcctacaaccacaaggaaattAACTTTGCCTGTAACATGAATaggcttggaagcagattcttccccagTGCAGCCTCCAGATGAGATTACAGCTTGGCGGATGCTTTGATtgtagccttgtgagaccctaacAGAGGACCCATGTGCCTGGACCCCTAACCCGTGGAAAGTTGAGATTATAAATGTgtgttgtggtaatttgttacacagcaatagaaaacagaTACAGTCACGAAAGGGAGACCAGCACGTGGAGCCTGAACTCTTTTAGAGCACGGGCCTGACCTAGCCTCTCTATAGATATCAGCAATTGGACTTTCATACTTGAGATGAAACCTATCTTACTAGGGTGATGATAAAGACAGTATCAGGTCCAATGTGAATTCAAGTCTGCCATACCTAATGATCATTTACttagcaaatatttcttgaatgttgCAGTAGGTATTGGGAATGTAGAGGTGAATATGGCACAACAGCTGCCCTCAGACGGCTTAGTGCAGAgtgaaagagatggaaaaaaataattatgacacACTCTGATGAATTGGAATATACAGTTAAGTATGTAGCttagcctttaaaaaagaaaaaaaaccatcagaaaccttctctttctttcatattcCGTTCAACCTATTAGTCAATCCTGTAGGTTCTAGTGGAAGAAATCTTCACATATCGAGGTacagggaagtcattctggcttatacgtGACGCGGCTTGAACTTTCTGCTAACTAAAACAGCCTGTCTTATGGCCTGccaaacatacattgtacatctgcattaaccattaaagaaattgcCCACCATCTAGTAATACAAAGGGATAAGTAGCAACCCACTGCAGTTGCCCACCTAGCGTACCCCCTGAgggaaattcaggaaaaaaaaatggatgggtCATTCTGTGATTTGAATAGATGGCCCTTAGGTAGTTAAAATGCGTACCTCAGCaagaatttcaatgaccccagattTTTGCATCTTCTCTTACATAGAaaggcactaaaatcattaagttGTGATACGTGTTCTTTGTGATTGGCAGTAACCTTGtaccaagatgtatgcttgactaCGTGTATttcctagccaaaaaaaaaatcatgtatatatactcctcccctaccccttcagagcagtccctcagagctactgagaggcTGTTTCCCAGGTTATAGtactcagtttggctcaaataaaactctcttctatccttattatagattgtttattgattatttgcaTCAAcatttctactttcaaaatatgacCAGAATTAAACTTCTTCTCACCTTACTGCTACCTCTGCACCCAAGCTACCATCATCTCTTACCTGAGATACTGCAATAGCCCCTATCAGGTTTCTGTGCTTCCATATCTGTCCACGACATTCTATTCTCaatacagcagccagagtgagccTTTGAAATCAGAAGGTGGACCATGCAACGCCTCTGCTCCAACTCTGCAGTGCCCAAAGCCCCTGCATGGTCAGCTCTCCTCTACCTCTTACATCTCACTGGCCTGCTcactgtttcatttgttttttggctcattgttttttttttttaagattttttttttgatgtggaccatttttaaagtttttattgaatttgttacattattgtttctgttttatgtttttggtgttttggccgcgacgcttttgggatcttagctccccgaccagagatcgaaccggcagcccctgcattggaaggtgaagtctcaaccactggaccgccagggaagtccctgctcatTGTTTCTTGAGCTCACAAGGTTCGGTGCTACCTAAGAACATTTGCGTGTGCAGTTCCCCTGGCTGGCATACTCTTCCCCCAGGTACCTGCATGACTAACTCCTTCACCTCCTTTTTTGATTCTCCTCTctgaacttctgtttccttaaCTCTAAAGTGGGGATGGTAACCAATACCTGTTATGGGCCTAATCGTGTCCCCCCCATACCAAATTCATGTGCTAAAGTCCTAACACCCCAGCACCTCAAAACGTGGCCCTATGTGGAGTTACGGTTTTCAcaaaggtaattaagttaaaatgaggtcattagggtgaatATTTGTCAAGCATCTGATACAGTGTCTGGAAAATAAAAGGTTtccaataagtatttgttgaatggaaaTTTCTGGAAGTGGTGTGGAATGGTTTCCATCAATACCTTGCAAGTAaccactggtgtccttataagaaagggAAGCTTGGACATggacatgcacagagggaaacCTATATGAAGACACACGGAGAAGAAGACatccatctacaagccaaagggAGAGGCCTCCGAAGAAAccaacctgccaacaccttgagcttgaacttctagcttccaggactgtgagaaaacagatttctgttgtttaagcccctcaGTCTGTAGCACTTTGTTACGGCCACCCTAGCAAACCAATACAGTACCTCAAAGGGTTGTAATAGGGTGTGCTTTGTGTTAACTGGCCTCTAAAGGTTGTGCTTTCTAAATCGGATTCCTTCTCACCCTGCGGAGGTGTGTTGTCCCCACCAGCAGAGACGCTGCCAGGAACAGGCGTTTTCAGACATAAGGACCAGAGTTGTAATTTTTTccattacagaaaatatttttttcatgaaacagACAAAATTGCTGATTAAATTCCATCCCACATCCCTGTTGATCTTACCATGTGTGAACACATAAAAGTAAGATAGAAATACAGTGAAAAATGAAACCttatagaaaagtataaaataagaggaaaaagtcCCTCTCCCTTCATGTTTCTACCCCTTGTTGTTTCAGCTGTGTGCTCGAAGGTAAACGCTGATTATCCttccaggaaaatattttatttatttaccagaAAATATAGGTATGTgcatcctttaaaaaatgtatacgaAAGACATCAAACTCCATGCAGGGTACTACTACCATGTACTATGTTGCAGATTTTTTCCTGTCAGCCATACAGATCTACCACATTCTGTCTCCTGAGTCCTATAATATAGCTCACATAATTCTCAGTGCAAAGGTTAGACAGTTCTAAGGATGGAAGTACCAAAAAGCAGCCTCTTCCCAAGGCCCTCAGTGACCTGGATACTTGCATCTCTCTGCTCTGCCGTCCTCAGAATCATCCTTACCCAAGGCTGCTGTAAGATCATTGCCAGGGGCCATTAGGAATACATGTCTTTTGGGTTTTTACATTTataggagaaggggaggggagagagaaaaagaaacctttCTTCTTAAGTCCATTGCTTCTTTTCAGTCAGGTTGAGCTACCTTAAGTCGCATACTCTCCTTGGTAACTGTTGCCAGGAAAACACCCCGTTTGGATTCGCCTAAACCAGGCAGAATTATCCTCTAGTGAGAGATGGGTGGAGGCCTGGCCTGATTCTGGGTTCCTGGGTAGGAAGGATGTAGATAGAAGGTCAAGGTCAGCAGCGTCTGCAGGGTGGGATGTAATCTCATTTGCACAGAGCTGCATACATGCGTGTTAAAGTGTGAGCAGGTAGAGAGATGTGGAGAAGgatgctcacctaaactcactgACCACGATTATCTTTGATTAGCTGTTTCTACTCTTTACAATGCACACATTTACACTGCATCAAAGAAAAGCCATTTGAAAAGACCCCACTGTGAAACAACCATTCCGTAAGTCACGACTTTGGATAGAAATAGAATCACTGTCTTTTCTCAAGAACACGCAGAGAGCTTTAGGGTAATCCACACAATAAACAGTTATAAGAAGTAATTATTTCAGACACCCTGTAGACATGGGTCACTGGCTACAAGCTCGTATGAACTCTGCTTTTGGATTTCATGTACCTACCACGTGCTTGCTCTGTGCTAGGAGCTGGGGATTCAAAGATGAAAGTTTCCTGCCTCACCTCT is a window encoding:
- the MTLN gene encoding mitoregulin, whose protein sequence is MANVSERTLQLSVLVAFASGVLVGWQANRLRRRYLDWRKKRLQDKLAATQKKLDLA